A single window of Archangium gephyra DNA harbors:
- a CDS encoding efflux RND transporter periplasmic adaptor subunit: protein MQKLLRNGRTGKATTFKVLVAGGLVLTLGAGCGSRVDAAQKPGAQASGSALETAVKADTVEVGEAKVPRFLTLTGSLSAYEDSDVAAGAMGKVMSVHVERGSVVRKGDVLVKLDSRSASASLEEARAQLALAKSQQALADAECERNQKLFEGGTVSTAEHDRAQAQCRNAAAQAAATTARMTLLEINATDATIRAPFDGVVSERAVSVGEYVRQDSKVVTLVALDPLRLELTVPESSAAFIRKDQEVEFTLTAAPNLVHKTKVSFVGAGLRRGTRDLVVEALVPNKDRTLLPGQFATAKVQLGEQQLPIVPRTAVLEDGARRKLFVVSDGRLEERVVQVSESAADSLGVMAGVRVGERVVAVAREDLRDGQKLQ, encoded by the coding sequence ATGCAGAAGCTTCTTCGGAATGGCAGGACGGGCAAGGCCACGACGTTCAAGGTGCTGGTTGCCGGCGGGCTGGTGCTGACGCTCGGGGCTGGCTGTGGCTCGCGGGTGGACGCCGCGCAGAAGCCGGGGGCGCAGGCCTCGGGCTCGGCGCTGGAGACCGCGGTGAAGGCGGACACGGTGGAGGTGGGCGAGGCGAAGGTTCCGCGCTTCCTCACGCTCACCGGCTCGCTGTCGGCCTACGAGGACTCGGACGTGGCGGCTGGCGCCATGGGCAAGGTCATGTCCGTGCACGTCGAGCGCGGCTCGGTGGTGCGCAAGGGCGACGTGCTGGTGAAGCTCGACTCGCGCTCTGCCTCGGCGAGCCTCGAGGAGGCCCGTGCCCAGCTGGCCCTGGCCAAGTCCCAGCAGGCCCTGGCCGACGCCGAGTGCGAGCGCAACCAGAAGCTCTTCGAGGGTGGCACCGTCTCCACCGCCGAGCATGACCGCGCCCAGGCCCAGTGCCGCAACGCGGCGGCCCAGGCCGCGGCCACCACCGCGCGCATGACCCTGCTGGAGATCAACGCCACCGACGCCACCATCCGCGCCCCGTTCGACGGCGTGGTGTCCGAGCGCGCGGTGTCCGTGGGCGAGTACGTCCGCCAGGACTCCAAGGTGGTGACGCTGGTGGCGCTGGATCCGCTGCGGCTGGAGCTCACCGTGCCGGAGTCCTCGGCCGCCTTCATCCGCAAGGATCAGGAGGTGGAGTTCACCCTCACGGCGGCGCCCAACCTGGTGCACAAGACGAAGGTGTCCTTCGTGGGCGCGGGCCTGCGCCGCGGCACGCGTGACCTGGTGGTGGAGGCGCTGGTGCCCAACAAGGATCGCACGCTGCTGCCGGGCCAGTTCGCCACGGCGAAGGTGCAGCTGGGCGAGCAGCAGCTCCCGATCGTGCCGCGCACGGCGGTGCTGGAGGACGGCGCGCGCCGCAAGCTCTTCGTGGTGAGCGACGGGCGGCTGGAGGAGCGGGTCGTCCAGGTGAGCGAGTCCGCCGCGGACTCGCTGGGTGTGATGGCCGGCGTTCGCGTGGGCGAGCGCGTGGTGGCGGTGGCGCGGGAAGATCTGCGCGACGGCCAGAAGCTTCAGTAG